The following is a genomic window from Streptomyces lincolnensis.
AGATGTCGTCGGTCGGCTCCGACTGGCAGACCAACCCGGCCACCCAGATCAAGTGGGGCCTGAACTACATGGACAGCCGCTACGGCAGCCCCTGTGAGGCCTGGTCGTTCTGGCAGGCCAACCACTGGTACTGAGTCCCCGGCACACGGGACCTTCCTTCCCGCCCCCTCTCAACCCCGCGCAGCCTCTCCCCGTCCTAGGGGAGGGGCTGTCGCCATGTACGGTCGGACCGGACGACTCCAGGGGCAGTGGTGGTCAGAGACGGGGGAAGAGGACGGATCATGTCGCGAGTGCCAGGGTGGCTCGGTCGGCTCGGCGCCCGACTGACCGAGATGGGTGACCGGTTGAACGAGCGCCGCGCGGCCGCGGAGCGGGAGGACGAGGGGCCCGAACCGGCTCCGTTCACCGACGCCGGCCCGCCGCCCGTCGAGCAGGCCCCGCCGTCCCGGCAGCACACGCCCGTGGCCGTCGCGCCCCGGCCCGACCCGGCGCAGGCCGTCCCGTGGGGCATGCGGGTCGCCGCCGAGGCCGGCTGGCGGCTGCTGGTCCTCGCGGGCACCCTCTGGGTCCTCATGCGGGTCATCAGCGCCGTACAGCTGGTGGTACTGGCGTTCGTGGCGGCGCTGCTCATCACGGCGATCCTCCAGCCGACGGTGGCGCGCCTCACGCGGCTCGGGTTCCCGCGGGGGCTCGCGACCGCGCTGACCGCGATCCTCGGGTTCGTCGTCATGGGGCTGATCGGCTGGTTCGTGACCTGGCAGGTCATGGAGAACATCGACAACCTCTCCGACCAGGTCCAGGACGGCGTCGACGAACTGCGGAACTGGCTGCTGAACAGCCCCTTCCACGTCACCGACAAGCAGATCAACGACATCGCCGAGAACCTGCGGGACGCGATCGGTGCCAACACCGACCAGATCACCACCGCGGGCCTGGAGGGCGTCACCGTCGTCGTCGAGGCCCTGACCGGCATCCTGCTGGCGGTCTTCTCGACCCTCTTCCTCCTCTACGACGGCCGCCGTATCTGGGAGTGGACGCTGAAGCTGGTCCCCGCGGCGGCCCGGCCCGGGGTGGCCGGCGCGGGCCCGCGCGCGTGGCGCACGCTGACCGCCTACGTCCGCGGCACGGTCATAGTGGCCCTGATCGACGCGATCTTCATCGGTATCGGCATCTACTTCCTGGGCGTGCCGATGGCCGTCCCGCTCGCGGTCTTCATCTTCCTCTTCTCCTTCATCCCGCTGGTCGGTGCCGTGGCCTCGGGCGCGCTGGCCGTCGTGGTCGCCCTGGTGACCCAGGGCGTCTTCACCGCCGTCATGACCCTGGCCGTGGTGCTGGCGGTCCAGCAGATCGAGGGCCACATCC
Proteins encoded in this region:
- a CDS encoding AI-2E family transporter, with product MSRVPGWLGRLGARLTEMGDRLNERRAAAEREDEGPEPAPFTDAGPPPVEQAPPSRQHTPVAVAPRPDPAQAVPWGMRVAAEAGWRLLVLAGTLWVLMRVISAVQLVVLAFVAALLITAILQPTVARLTRLGFPRGLATALTAILGFVVMGLIGWFVTWQVMENIDNLSDQVQDGVDELRNWLLNSPFHVTDKQINDIAENLRDAIGANTDQITTAGLEGVTVVVEALTGILLAVFSTLFLLYDGRRIWEWTLKLVPAAARPGVAGAGPRAWRTLTAYVRGTVIVALIDAIFIGIGIYFLGVPMAVPLAVFIFLFSFIPLVGAVASGALAVVVALVTQGVFTAVMTLAVVLAVQQIEGHILQPFILGRAVRVHPLAVVLSVAAGGMVAGIGGAVVAVPLVAVTNTVVGYLRAYSHEQQGGPGFVQTSAEQRPLDGPKDQLPPVGDSSEHQARNMPPD